Proteins found in one Xenopus laevis strain J_2021 chromosome 1L, Xenopus_laevis_v10.1, whole genome shotgun sequence genomic segment:
- the ociad1.L gene encoding OCIA domain-containing protein 1 (The RefSeq protein has 1 substitution compared to this genomic sequence), whose protein sequence is MAPSEFSDAQQPPQHRTVQPPGVAYVPTEEERRVFRECNEESFWYRSLPISAVSMIVTQGLVSRGFLTTSSRFGSLPKVAFAGICGYLAGKVSYMKTCQEKFKRLENSPLGEALRQGYRKLPTQYPAGTSEFSDINPTTPSAPGGFASNMVEPPSSVYSSQYGSTSDSVPFSTSLGESSPSGISDNIAPEPAALIEDAPTRKPMTYDELRNRNRETYEMAVTQRSDSPVRSSQDRASRKEAKTNKYGDVLED, encoded by the exons ATGGCACCTTCAGAGTTCAGTGACGCGCAGCAGCCACCACAGCATAGGACTGTGCAG CCTCCGGGGGTCGCATACGTACCCACAGAAGAAGAGCGAAGTGTATTCAGAGAATGTAATGAGGAAAGTTTTTGGTACAGAT CTCTCCCCATCTCAGCGGTAAGCATGATTGTTACACAGGGCCTTGTTTCTAGAG ggtttcttaCTACATCTTCAAGATTTGGCTCTTTACCAAAAGTTGCTT TTGCAGGAATATGTGGATACTTAGCAGGAAAAGTTTCTTACATGAAAACCTGTCAGGAAAAATTCAAGAGACTAGAGAATTCCCCGTTGGGAGAAGCTCTACGTCAAGGCTATCGGAAATTACCAACACA ATATCCAGCTGGCACTTCTGAGTTTTCGGATATAAACCCCACAACTCCCTCCGCTCCCGGTGGTTTTGCATCAAACATGGTTGAACCTCCGTCCAGTGTGTACTCAAGTCAGTACGGCTCCACCTCAGACAGTGTCCCTTTCAGCACTTCTCTTGGCGAATCATCTCCTTCCGGGATATCTGATAACATTGCTCCAG AGCCTGCTGCACTTATTGAAGATGCTCCAACACGTAAACCCATGACTTATGATGAACTGCGAAACCGGAACCGAGAGACCTATGAGATGGCTGTGACCCAAAGATCAGACTCTCCCGTGAGATCCTCTCAAGACAGAGCATCTAGAAAAGAAG caaaGACAAACAAGTATGGGGATGTGTTGGAAGATTAA